The Rhodospirillaceae bacterium nucleotide sequence TCGCAGGTCATGGGCAATGAGTTCCCATACGCGCGGCATGAAGCGCTGGTACCAAGGCTTGCCGTCGCGCTTCAGCAGGCGCGCGAAAGTGCCGGCGATGCGCGTGTTGCGCTGGGCGCCGATGATGGCATAGGCCGCCATATAGGCGTCACGGTCGATCTGCGGATTGGCGGCGAGATAGCGCGCGATCATCCGCTCCATCAGATCCCACGGCAGGTGGCGGCGCACATCTTCGAGCAGGGACACCAGATCGAAGGTCACCGGCGCCAGCACCGCATCCTGAAAGTCGAGCAGCCCACAACCCGCGATTCCGAGCCGATCCTTGAGCACCAGCAGATTGTCGACATGGAAATCGAACAAGGCGATGCTCTTGGGTGCAGCCTCGCGCAGCGGCAGGACCTGTTGCCAGGCCGACACAAATTCGTGGCGTACGTCGTCCGGTGCCGGCGATCCGAAATGTGCCGGCCAATACCAGTCCAGCACCAGCTGCACTTCGCGCAGGGCGCGCGCATCTTCGAACACCGGCAGCAAATCCAGCTCGGCTTGCGGCACGGATTTGTGCAGGGCGATGAGGGTATCGGTCGCCAAGGCGTAGAGTTGTTCGGCGTTCCCGCCGGCGTCGAGTTCACGCGTATAGGTCTGGTCGCCCAGATCCTCCAGCAGCAGGAACCCGGCTTCGGCGTCCTCCGCATAGATCTCGGGGGCGCTGAAACCCAGGCCCTTCAGCAGACGGCCGATGCGGACGAAGGGCCGCACATTCTCCATCGGCGGCGGCGCATCCATCAGCACGGCGGTCCTGCCATCCATCGTCAGCCGGTCGTAATGGCGGAAGGAGGCATCGCCGGCGAGCAGGCGCCGATCGGCCCTGCCCCAGCCGGATTCGGCCAGGACCGCGTCACGCCGCGCCGACCGCGCCTCGGCTTCCATCGTCGCACCGATCATTTCCCCGCAGCTCCTCAACAGATCTTCGACCTCAGCCAGACGCGCACGCCATTCGCCGCCACCGGCCAGAATGAGCCGCCGCGAATCGGCGGCGTCGCCCGGCGCCAGAGTCACGTCCAGGCGTCGCCCTGGCAAGAGCGAGCCAAGCCGATCCGGCCATTCGATCAGCGAAACGCCGTTGGCAAAAGCTTCCTCGATGCCGATTTCATAGGCTTCCTCGGCATGTTTCAGCCGGTAGAGATCAAAATGCCAGATCTCGACGGCATGTCCGGCGATTGTGACAGGATAGGTCTGCACCAGGGTGAAGGTCGGGCTGGGGACGGCATCTTCCTGCGGCAACAGGGCCGCCATGAAACCGCGGGCAAAGGTGGTCTTGCCGGCGCCAAGATCGCCCCACAGCGCCAACACATCGCCCGCCCGAACCAGGCGTGCGAGGATCCCCGCCATCAGCGCGGTTTTCCCCGCGTCGGCGAGGTCGATTTCGATCAGCTTTTCCGGTGCAACTGGCTTCATGGCGTCGGTTTGTAGCCGCCCGGCGACCTCGCCGCAACGGTCATCACATCGCCGGATTTGCCCATTTATTACAATGTGCTAAAGGAAGGCGGGAAGATTGGGAGGGTGTCATGAGTGCAGTTCAGCAGACCGATGTCGTGATCATCGGGGCGGGGCCGGTCGGCCTGTTCGCCATTTTCGAATGTGGCATGCTGAAAATGCGCTGCCATGTGATCGACGCGCTGGAGAGCACTGGCGGACAATGCGTCGCCATGTACCCGGAAAAGCCGATCTACGACATTCCGGGCTACCCCTCGATCGATGCCGCGGCCCTCATTCAGAAGCTTGAGGAACAGGCCGACCCTTTCCATCCCACCTATCATCTGGGCCAGCAGGTCGAGAAGCTGACGCAGATGGGCGATCGCTGGCTGGTGGAAACCAATGCCGGCACCAGGATCGATGCCAAGGTCGTCATCGTCGCCGCCGGCTGCGGCGCCTTGGGCCCAACCGACCGCCGCTCGATCACCTCGCCGAGTACGAAGGCAAGAGCGTCTTCTATCTGGTGAAGCGGCGCGAGGATTTCCGCGGCAAGAGAATCGTCATTGCCGGCGGCGGCGATTCAGCCCTCGACTGGACGATCTCATTGGCCGACCTCGCCGAGAAGATCTACGTCATTCATCGCCGGCCGAAATTCCGCGGCGCACCGGAATCGGTTGCCCGCATGGAAGCCCTGGCCAAGACCGACAAGGTCGAGCTTGTCGTTCCCTATCAATTGCACAGTCTCGAGGGAAGCAAAGGCCAGCTCTCGGCCGTCAATGTCGCGACGCTTGAAGGCGATGTTCGCCGGCTGGAGGCGGATACCCTGCTGCCCTTCTTCGGCCTCGCCATGGATCTGGGGCCGATCGCGCAATGGGGTCTCAACCTTGAGCGCAACCATATCGCCGTCAATCCGCAGAATTGCGCCACCAGCGCGCCTGGCATCTTTGCCATCGGCGATATCGCAACCTATCCCGGCAAGCTGAAACTGATCCTATGCGGCTTTGCCGAGGCCGCGATGGCGGCCCATGGCTCCCACCCGCTGGTTCATCCTGGCGAAGCGCTGCACTTCGAATACTCAACCTCCAAAGGCGTGCCCGGAAGCTGAATAGATTCCCAGTCACCTTGATTATCGCTAGCTTCGATGGGGCTTTTATTCGGCGTTAACACTCTTTTGCCAAGGTGAAACCTGAGCGGGCCTTTGCCCGCTTGGCAATGGCTGCCAAATGCCTTGGCGGAGCGAACGTCAATCTTGAATACGGCGGTTTCAATTCAAGCCGATCAGGCAGCAGAATCCGATAGTGACTTTGGACGCAGTTCAACGCGCCCGAGCCCCTGGCTGATTCTCATCGTCGATGACGACCCCGACGTTCACCTGACCACGGAATTCGCGCTCGGCAACGAGGTTGTACATGGAAGGGGTCTGGAATTCGTCCATGCCTATTCCGCGGCCGAGGCCGAGAGCCTCCTGTCAAAACCCAATGACATCGCCGTCATCCTGCTCGATGTGGTGATGGAGTCCGATGACGCCGGCTTGCGCCTCGTTCGTATCATAAGGGATACCCTGGGCCTCTCGGTGCCGCGCATCATCTTGCGCACGGGCCACCCCGGCTATGCACCCGAACAGGATGTCATCCGCGACTACGACATCGACGACTACCGGACCAAGTCGGAACTGTCGCGCGCCCGACTGTTCACCTCGGTGGCGACGGCGCTGCGCGCCTATGACCGGCTGCGCCAGTTGCAGGAAGCGAACCAGCGCCTTGAGCGCATGGCGCGCGACCTTGAGGTGCTCAACATAGACTATCTTGAGCAGCGCGAAGCAGCCCTGGGTGCAGCGCAGGCGAAGTCACGCTTCCTCAACAATGTCAGTCATGAACTTCGCACGCCGCTCAATGCGATCGTTGGATTCAGCGAATTGTCACTGCGCGCCGTCAAGGAACAGCGGCCGGTCCCGCAGGCCTATATCGAGGACATCCTAGAAGCGGGCCGACGGCTCGCTTCCCTGGTCGACGATATCCTGGACTTCAGCCAGCTGGATGCACGCAAGCGACAGCTAATCTGGGAGCCGGTCAAGATCCAGGAGCTCATCGACTATCAGCATGAACTCTATTTGGGTGAAGCCACGCGCCTGGGCTTGACACTCAACGTCGCGCGCGGTGACGCGGATCTGGCCTGCAATCTGGATCGCAGCTCGGTCAGCAAGGTGCTTGGGCATATCATTACCAATGCTCTGCGCTACTCGCCCCGCGGTGCTGCCATCGATGTCGCCTGGGAGTATCGGGACAATTCACTTGGCGTTTCGATCACTGACCGCGGACCAGACATTCCAAAGTCAATCAAGGACAATCTCGACGAACCGTTCACCATCGGTCAGGACGTCCTCACCAAGGATGCGAGTGGTTTGGGGCTCGGCCTCACTATCTGTCACCATCTGATGACCATGATGGGTGGCAAGATCACAATCGAGGACGGTGTCGGCTGCGGGACGAAGGTCAATCTTCTGCTGCCCAATTTCGCTGGCTAGGTGCATTGGTGTCAGCCACAGCCATTCCCACCGAGAATTCAGCGCCGGTATCGGCGGCAAGTGTCGCCTTCCTGGCGGAACTGGCGCGTCTCCCGGCCGTGCAGAAGGGTGAGTTCAAGACCGTTGCCGAACTGGTGTGTCGGCGGTGCCTGGATCTTGTCGATGCCCGCTATGTCACCGTCTGGATGCTGGACGCCGACCGAAAATTCCTGCGCAGCATCGTCCGCTATGACGGTTTGACCGGGCGCCAATGTCCCGAAATCGCCATACCCTCCGAGCAAATCGTCGACGAACTGGCCGCCTTGCACGGTTCCGCACAGATCGTGAGCGATAACGCGCTGACCGACCCACGCCTCACCGGCGCCCATGATGGCTATCTCAAGGAATATGACATTGCCGCGTTGCTCGAGCATGTCATCCGCGTTTCCGGCGAAGATGTCGGCATTTTCAGCTTCGAACGGGTTGGGCCTCTGCGGGCCTGGCATCCGAGCGATTCAGCCCTGGCCCGCGGGGTCTGCAGTTATCTCGCGCTGACTTCCGTGAACCAGCAGAAATCGGCGCTGGAGCAACGTTCCGCGTCAACAGCGGCGCTGCAGACCGCCATTCTCCACAATGCGGCCTATGCGGTCATTGCCACGGATCCCAACGGCACGATCACCTTCTTCAATCGCGCCGCCGAGCAGATGTTGGGTTATCGCGCCGACGAAATTGTCAACAAAGCGACGCCGGCACTCTTCCACGACGCGGCGGAGGTTGCCTATCGCGCGGCAATCCTGACCACGCAGTTCAATCGCGAAATCGAACCCGGCTTCGGCGTCTTCGTGGCCAAGACCTTGGCCGGCCTGCCGAATGAAGACGAATGGATCTATGTCCGGCGCGACGGGTCGCGCATGACAGTACTTGTCTCAACTACGGCCATCCGTGCCGCCAATGGCGAGGTCGAGGGATTTCTGGGGATCGCCTCCGATATCACCGAGAGAAATCGGATTGCACATCGCCTGCGTCAATCCGAAGAAATGCTATCGCGCGTTCTATTGCAGTCGCCGGACGCCATCCTGATCACAGCACTCTCGGACGGCCGCATTCTCGAAGTCAATCCGGGCTTTGAACAGATCACTGGATATACCCGCGCTGAAGCTTTGGGCCACACCACCATCGATCTTTCACTCTGGGTCGACCTGGTCGAACGCAACGCGATGATCCAGCAGGTACGCACCTCCGGCGAGGTTAAATCCATGCCGGTCCAGATCAGTCGCCGCGGCGGTGATCGCCGTCAATGCATACTCTGGGGTCGCACCTTTGAATTTGCCGGCGTCGACGCTCTTCTGACGTCGGTCCAGGACGTGACAGACATCAAGGAAGCGGCCCAGGCAGCCCGCGAACTCGCAACGCATGCTGCAGTTCGTGCTAGATACAATCCCCTCACGCGTATTCTGGAAGGATCTGGATTCGGTCTATCTCGGCTGCAATCGCCAATTCGCGACAGATGCAGGTCTTGCCGATCCTCGGGATATTGTCGGCAAGACCGATTTCGATCTCGTCTGGCGCGATGGCGCCATGGGCATGATCGCCGTTGACCGGGAAGTTGCCCGCACAGCTTTGCCGATCCTTGACCAACTCGCTTCCTATCCTGACACCAATGGGTGCCATCGCTGGTTCGAAGTCGACAAGGTTCCCCTTGTCTCGGAAAACGGACAAGTGAAGGGGCGTACTCGGCGTTCAACACGATATCACCGAGCAATTGCGCCGCCAGGAAGAACTGCGCGCCAGCGAGGAGAAGCTTCGCTCTTTGTTTGCGCTCAGTCCGCTCGGCATCAACCTTCAGGACATGGAGGGGCGATACACTGAGGTTAACGATGCATTTTTGAAGATCGTCGGATATGAGCGCGACGAGATTCTGACCCTCACCTGCTATGACATCATCCCGCAGCAATACCTGGAGGAAGAGCCGGAACGCCTTCGCCAGTTGCATGAAACCGGCCTGATTCCCGCCTATGAAAAAGCTTATCGTCGCAAGGACGGGAGTCTTGTCGAGGTCTCTACCTCGACCGTGCTGGTGTCAGGGCCGGAAGGTGATGCCTTCAAATGGACGATCGTCGAAGACATCACCGAACGGCGCCAAGTGCAGGCGGCGCAGAAGCGCCTGAATGAGGATCTGGAGGGTTTGTCAGCGAGCGCACGGCTGAGCTGCAGGCGGCCATTCAAGGCCTCATGCGAGCAGAGAAGTTGGCCTCGCTTGGCAGCCTTGTCGCCGGTGTCGCCCATGAGATCAGCACACCGGTCGGCAATGCCAGCCTCGCAACATCGACCTTGGTCGGGGCAATCACGGAATTCCAAAGCGAGCTTGCCGGCAAGCTTTCGCGCTCGGCGCTTGAGGGCTTTGTGAAACAGATGAAGCTGGGTGTCGACATTGCCAATCGCAACATCGAACGGTTAGCCGGCCTCATCCAGAGCTTCAAACAGGTTGCAGTCGACCAGACCAGCTCGCAGCGCCGGCAGTTTCATCTTACCGAAGTGGTCGACGAAATCGTAACCACGATGCATCCCAGCCTGAAGCGGAGCGGCGTCGCAACCCATATTTCCATCCCGGCAGATCTCGTGCTGGATTCCTATCCCGGGCCGCTGGGCCAGGTTCTGACCAATCTCATCAACAATGCGCTGGTCCACGCCTTTCCCAAAGACATGCCGGGCGGCCCTGGCAAGCGGTGGATTCGCATCTCCGCAACGCCGACGGATGCCACCCATTTCCGCTTGGAGATCAGCGACAACGGCGCCGGCATGGAGGCAGCGACGTTGGGGCGGATCTTTGACCCGTTCTACACCTCCAAACTCGGCCAGGGCGGCAGCGGTCTCGGCCTCCATATCGTCCACAACATCGTGGCCGACATTCTTGCCGGCAGCATCGCCGTAAAAAGCGAGCCCGGATGCGGCACGACATTCTCCATTGCGATGCCGCGCAATACCCCATCGCGGCCGGTGGAGCCCAGAGCAGAGGCAATTTCATGACGGGCCCATCCCTGCCGACCCCGGAAGGCGAAGATACGGCGCGCTGGATTCTGCTCCGTCTGAAGCCGTTGGCGGAAGATGAGCCATTCGAGTTCGACGACGACGAAAATGAAATTGCCCTGGCCAGGTACGCCCAGCCCTGGTCAATCCTGGTCGTGGACGATGATCTCGAGGTGCATCGCGCTGTCGAGCTTGCATTGATGATGGTGAAGATTCATGGGAGGCCCCTGCAACTATGCCATTGCGCGTCTGCGGCCGAAGCGCGCGCGCTGCTGCTGGGCGGTTCACAGGTGGTGGATCTGGTCCTGCTCGATGTGGTGATGGAAACGGCCGATGCCGGCCTCGCGCTGCTGGAGGAAATCCGCACTCTGCCGGTCATGCGCGACCTCCCCGTCCTGCTCCACACCGGGCAGCCGGGACAGGCACCGGAACAGGTGGTGCGTGCACAATATGATGTCAGCGGCTATCTCACCAAGTCGACGGTGACCCGGCAGGTGCTGATCGGCGCCCTCGACACCATCCTTGGCGGATCAAACCTGGCGACCTGACTAGGCGGGATTCTTCAGGCAACCGCCAGCGGCAGCGCGCAGACGATCCGCCGCCCCTGCGGTCCGGTTTCGGTCACCAGCTTGCCACCATGCAGTTCGATCAAGGTGCGGGCCAGTGCCACGCCAAGGCCGCGGGTTGAGCTCCGCGCCTGGGAGGAATCGGCGTCTGGACCGACATCGACACCGAAATCATCCTGGGCGCCCTGCACCGCGACACTGATATCCATCGTCTCTTCGCCACGATTGGCAGCGACGACAATGGTCCGCCCGCCAGGCGCTGCACCGATAGCGGCACTGAGCAAATTGCCCAGCGCCTGTTTGAGACGCTGCGGATCGGCACGAATGGCGCCGATATCGGGCGCCACTTCGATCAACAGGTCGATGTTGCGGCTGCGCGCCCGCTGCTGGAACAGCCGGGCGATCGATTCCGTCAGTTGCCGCACATCGACCATTGTCGGCTCAAGATGGATATAGCCCGCCTCGATCGCCGCCACGTCGATGACATCGCCGATCATCAGGATGAGGTTCTGCGCCGAATCAAGGATCGCCGAGGCATATTCCAGCTGGCGCTCGTTCATATCGCCGAAATACTGCCGCGCCAGCAGCTCCGCATAGCCGATGATGGCATTGAGCGGTGTGCGGAATTCATAGGAGACATTGGCGATGAACTCCGACTTCAACCGGTCGGCCGCCATCAACGCCTCGTTGCGCTCGGTCAGCGCACGCTCCATGTTGATGCTGTCGGTGACGTCGGTGTATTTGAACAGCCTGCCGCCATCGGCGAGAGGGATCGCGGCAATGTCGATGATCTTGCCGTCGATGCGTTCCAGGCGCCAGTTCTTGACTTCGCGCTCGGCTACATCGGTGACGATGCGGCGACGCAGGTCCTCCCAGTTCGGGCGACTCTCGAAGAATGGCTTCACGGCGTCGACGATCTGCCGGACGTGAGGTTCGCCTTCCATATCCTCGGGCCGCAAGTTCCAGAGCCGAACGAAAGCCGGGTTGTAGAGTTTCAGCCGGGCATCGCCGCCGAACACGGCAATACCTTCGAACAGGTGATCGATCGTCTCTTTCTGCACTTCGATCAGGGTGTTGTAGTTGCGTTCGAGCGCAAGCTTGTCGGTCACATCCTCGAAAGTGAGAATGACGCCACCAAAGGGATGCGGCGAGGCCAACATCCGATAGGTAGCGCCGCTCGGCACATGCATGAGATCCTCGAACGGCGCGATCACCGACATGATCTGCCGGCTCCATTCCTGCTTGAAGGAGCGGAAGTCCGCCTGCTCCGGGATCTGTCGCCGTTCGCGCAACATGTCGAGCACCTGGTCTACGGTTGGCTCGAGGCGTAGGAAAGCGGGATCGAGATTGAACATCTCACGGAAAGCACTGTTGAAGAATTTGACCCGCTTGTCGGGGCCAAAGATGACGATACCAGTACCCAGCGCCTGCAGGACATCGTCATGGGCCGCGATGTGGCGGGCGAGCTCGGCATGGCTTTCTTCGAGTTGCGTCTGATCGAG carries:
- the tsaE gene encoding tRNA (adenosine(37)-N6)-threonylcarbamoyltransferase complex ATPase subunit type 1 TsaE produces the protein MKPVAPEKLIEIDLADAGKTALMAGILARLVRAGDVLALWGDLGAGKTTFARGFMAALLPQEDAVPSPTFTLVQTYPVTIAGHAVEIWHFDLYRLKHAEEAYEIGIEEAFANGVSLIEWPDRLGSLLPGRRLDVTLAPGDAADSRRLILAGGGEWRARLAEVEDLLRSCGEMIGATMEAEARSARRDAVLAESGWGRADRRLLAGDASFRHYDRLTMDGRTAVLMDAPPPMENVRPFVRIGRLLKGLGFSAPEIYAEDAEAGFLLLEDLGDQTYTRELDAGGNAEQLYALATDTLIALHKSVPQAELDLLPVFEDARALREVQLVLDWYWPAHFGSPAPDDVRHEFVSAWQQVLPLREAAPKSIALFDFHVDNLLVLKDRLGIAGCGLLDFQDAVLAPVTFDLVSLLEDVRRHLPWDLMERMIARYLAANPQIDRDAYMAAYAIIGAQRNTRIAGTFARLLKRDGKPWYQRFMPRVWELIAHDLRHPTLAPVANWYARHLPNAERAALATQ
- a CDS encoding hybrid sensor histidine kinase/response regulator, which translates into the protein MNTAVSIQADQAAESDSDFGRSSTRPSPWLILIVDDDPDVHLTTEFALGNEVVHGRGLEFVHAYSAAEAESLLSKPNDIAVILLDVVMESDDAGLRLVRIIRDTLGLSVPRIILRTGHPGYAPEQDVIRDYDIDDYRTKSELSRARLFTSVATALRAYDRLRQLQEANQRLERMARDLEVLNIDYLEQREAALGAAQAKSRFLNNVSHELRTPLNAIVGFSELSLRAVKEQRPVPQAYIEDILEAGRRLASLVDDILDFSQLDARKRQLIWEPVKIQELIDYQHELYLGEATRLGLTLNVARGDADLACNLDRSSVSKVLGHIITNALRYSPRGAAIDVAWEYRDNSLGVSITDRGPDIPKSIKDNLDEPFTIGQDVLTKDASGLGLGLTICHHLMTMMGGKITIEDGVGCGTKVNLLLPNFAG
- a CDS encoding PAS domain S-box protein, with protein sequence MSATAIPTENSAPVSAASVAFLAELARLPAVQKGEFKTVAELVCRRCLDLVDARYVTVWMLDADRKFLRSIVRYDGLTGRQCPEIAIPSEQIVDELAALHGSAQIVSDNALTDPRLTGAHDGYLKEYDIAALLEHVIRVSGEDVGIFSFERVGPLRAWHPSDSALARGVCSYLALTSVNQQKSALEQRSASTAALQTAILHNAAYAVIATDPNGTITFFNRAAEQMLGYRADEIVNKATPALFHDAAEVAYRAAILTTQFNREIEPGFGVFVAKTLAGLPNEDEWIYVRRDGSRMTVLVSTTAIRAANGEVEGFLGIASDITERNRIAHRLRQSEEMLSRVLLQSPDAILITALSDGRILEVNPGFEQITGYTRAEALGHTTIDLSLWVDLVERNAMIQQVRTSGEVKSMPVQISRRGGDRRQCILWGRTFEFAGVDALLTSVQDVTDIKEAAQAARELATHAAVRARYNPLTRILEGSGFGLSRLQSPIRDRCRSCRSSGYCRQDRFRSRLARWRHGHDRR
- a CDS encoding PAS domain S-box protein, which produces MRRQEELRASEEKLRSLFALSPLGINLQDMEGRYTEVNDAFLKIVGYERDEILTLTCYDIIPQQYLEEEPERLRQLHETGLIPAYEKAYRRKDGSLVEVSTSTVLVSGPEGDAFKWTIVEDITERRQVQAAQKRLNEDLEGLSASARLSCRRPFKASCEQRSWPRLAALSPVSPMRSAHRSAMPASQHRPWSGQSRNSKASLPASFRARRLRAL
- a CDS encoding HAMP domain-containing histidine kinase; this translates as MKQMKLGVDIANRNIERLAGLIQSFKQVAVDQTSSQRRQFHLTEVVDEIVTTMHPSLKRSGVATHISIPADLVLDSYPGPLGQVLTNLINNALVHAFPKDMPGGPGKRWIRISATPTDATHFRLEISDNGAGMEAATLGRIFDPFYTSKLGQGGSGLGLHIVHNIVADILAGSIAVKSEPGCGTTFSIAMPRNTPSRPVEPRAEAIS
- a CDS encoding response regulator is translated as MTGPSLPTPEGEDTARWILLRLKPLAEDEPFEFDDDENEIALARYAQPWSILVVDDDLEVHRAVELALMMVKIHGRPLQLCHCASAAEARALLLGGSQVVDLVLLDVVMETADAGLALLEEIRTLPVMRDLPVLLHTGQPGQAPEQVVRAQYDVSGYLTKSTVTRQVLIGALDTILGGSNLAT
- a CDS encoding PAS-domain containing protein, whose translation is MIAAAGQAWRLAKQKRTLEANLAAMRAEATATEAARQDLAAQWSTAPLAHVYWERGGRATVDARARQWLGLPAGDCTRTDLVAEVRPVDQAELLSAIMALEKEGRGFSFVPAATAGTRLHWVGVRQGEACHLWLSDVGDIVEPIEQASGHAAKTAGSLAQLLEQLPYPVWRRSADLTIAWCNPAFAHIYDLPVERVISEGREINPAAKALAKRAQRVGLAQSESQQLVVKGQRRLYDLTEVPLPDGSVIGFALDQTQLEESHAELARHIAAHDDVLQALGTGIVIFGPDKRVKFFNSAFREMFNLDPAFLRLEPTVDQVLDMLRERRQIPEQADFRSFKQEWSRQIMSVIAPFEDLMHVPSGATYRMLASPHPFGGVILTFEDVTDKLALERNYNTLIEVQKETIDHLFEGIAVFGGDARLKLYNPAFVRLWNLRPEDMEGEPHVRQIVDAVKPFFESRPNWEDLRRRIVTDVAEREVKNWRLERIDGKIIDIAAIPLADGGRLFKYTDVTDSINMERALTERNEALMAADRLKSEFIANVSYEFRTPLNAIIGYAELLARQYFGDMNERQLEYASAILDSAQNLILMIGDVIDVAAIEAGYIHLEPTMVDVRQLTESIARLFQQRARSRNIDLLIEVAPDIGAIRADPQRLKQALGNLLSAAIGAAPGGRTIVVAANRGEETMDISVAVQGAQDDFGVDVGPDADSSQARSSTRGLGVALARTLIELHGGKLVTETGPQGRRIVCALPLAVA